The following proteins are co-located in the Bradyrhizobium sp. AZCC 2176 genome:
- the dxs gene encoding 1-deoxy-D-xylulose-5-phosphate synthase encodes MQNWNIAVTTFSKTPLLDTIRTPDDLRKLKIEQVRQVADELRQETIDAVSVTGGHFGAGLGVVELTTAIHYTFDTPRDRLIWDVGHQAYPHKILTGRRDRIRTLRTGGGLSGFTKRTESDYDPFGAAHSSTSISAGLGMAVARDLSGGKNNVIAVIGDGAMSAGMAYEAMNNAGAMNSRLIVILNDNDMSIAPPVGAMSAYLSRLYSGKTYRTLRDAAKQINKRLPKILANRANRVEEYSRGFMMDGGTLFEELGFYYVGPIDGHNLDHLLPVLKNVRDMETGPILVHVVTQKGKGYGPAEASADKYHAVVKFDVATGAQAKAKPNAPAYQNVFGQSLVKEAEKDDKVVAITAAMPSGTGVDIFNKAFPDRTFDVGIAEQHAVTFAAGLATEGYKPFCAIYSTFLQRGYDQVVHDVAIQSLPVRFAIDRAGLVGADGATHAGSFDNAYLGCLPNFVIMAASDEAELVHMVATQVAINDRPSAVRYPRGEGRGVEMPEVGIPLEIGKGRIVRQGTKIALLSFGTRMAECEKAADELAAHGLSTTIADARFMKPLDVDLVLKLARDHEVLLTIEEGSIGGFGSHVMQTLSDHGMLDGGLRMRAMILPDEFIDHDSPTAMYAHAGLDAKGIVAKVFDALGKDYKTETVKLA; translated from the coding sequence ATGCAAAATTGGAATATCGCTGTGACCACATTTAGTAAAACGCCGCTTCTGGATACCATTCGCACGCCCGACGACCTTCGCAAGCTCAAGATCGAGCAGGTGCGGCAGGTCGCCGACGAACTCCGCCAGGAAACCATCGACGCCGTGTCGGTGACCGGCGGCCACTTCGGCGCCGGCCTCGGCGTCGTGGAACTGACCACCGCGATCCACTACACCTTCGACACGCCGCGCGACCGCCTGATCTGGGATGTCGGCCACCAGGCCTACCCGCACAAGATCCTGACCGGCCGCCGCGACCGCATCCGCACGCTGCGCACTGGCGGCGGCCTCTCCGGCTTCACCAAGCGCACCGAGAGCGATTACGACCCGTTCGGCGCAGCGCATTCCTCGACCTCGATCTCCGCCGGTCTCGGCATGGCGGTGGCGCGCGACCTCTCCGGCGGCAAGAACAACGTTATCGCGGTGATCGGTGACGGCGCGATGTCAGCCGGCATGGCCTATGAGGCCATGAACAATGCGGGCGCCATGAACTCGCGCCTGATCGTCATCCTCAACGACAACGACATGTCGATTGCGCCGCCGGTCGGCGCGATGAGCGCCTACCTGTCCCGCCTCTACTCCGGCAAGACCTACCGCACGCTGCGCGACGCCGCCAAGCAGATCAACAAGCGCCTGCCGAAAATCCTCGCCAACCGCGCCAACCGCGTCGAAGAATATTCCCGCGGCTTCATGATGGACGGCGGCACGCTGTTCGAGGAACTCGGCTTCTACTATGTCGGCCCGATCGACGGCCATAACCTCGACCATCTGCTGCCCGTGCTGAAGAACGTCCGCGACATGGAAACCGGCCCGATCCTGGTCCACGTCGTGACGCAGAAGGGCAAGGGCTACGGCCCGGCGGAAGCTTCCGCCGACAAGTATCACGCCGTGGTCAAGTTCGACGTCGCCACTGGCGCCCAGGCGAAAGCAAAACCGAACGCCCCGGCCTACCAGAACGTGTTCGGCCAGAGCCTCGTCAAGGAAGCGGAGAAGGACGACAAGGTCGTTGCCATTACGGCCGCGATGCCGTCCGGCACCGGCGTCGACATCTTCAACAAGGCCTTCCCGGACCGCACCTTCGACGTCGGCATCGCCGAGCAGCATGCGGTGACGTTTGCGGCCGGCCTCGCCACCGAAGGCTACAAGCCGTTCTGCGCGATCTACTCGACCTTCCTGCAGCGCGGCTACGACCAGGTGGTCCACGACGTCGCGATCCAGAGCCTCCCGGTACGTTTTGCGATCGACCGTGCCGGCCTGGTCGGCGCTGACGGCGCGACCCATGCAGGCTCCTTCGACAACGCCTATCTCGGCTGTCTGCCGAACTTCGTCATCATGGCGGCGTCCGACGAGGCTGAACTGGTGCATATGGTTGCCACGCAAGTTGCGATCAATGACCGGCCGAGCGCGGTGCGTTATCCGCGCGGCGAAGGCCGCGGCGTCGAAATGCCCGAGGTCGGCATTCCCCTCGAAATCGGCAAGGGCCGCATCGTCCGCCAGGGCACCAAGATCGCCCTGCTCTCGTTCGGCACGCGGATGGCCGAATGCGAAAAGGCGGCCGACGAACTCGCTGCCCACGGCCTCTCCACCACCATCGCCGATGCACGCTTCATGAAGCCGCTCGACGTCGATCTGGTGCTGAAGCTGGCGCGCGACCATGAGGTGCTGCTTACCATCGAGGAAGGCTCGATCGGCGGCTTCGGCTCGCACGTGATGCAGACGCTGTCCGACCACGGCATGCTCGATGGCGGTTTGCGGATGCGCGCGATGATCCTGCCCGACGAGTTCATCGACCATGACTCGCCGACCGCGATGTATGCCCATGCCGGCCTCGACGCCAAGGGCATCGTCGCCAAGGTGTTCGACGCGCTCGGCAAGGACTACAAGACCGAGACGGTCAAGCTCGCCTGA
- a CDS encoding nucleoside 2-deoxyribosyltransferase encodes MTKIYLAGPDVFLPDAIEIGRRKTAICARHGVSGLYPLDNAIDLSSADASLAIFKGNEAMMDAADAIIANLTPFRGPSADAGTVYELGYMAGRGKLCFAYSNDPADYAERVALSFVVTKASDGHLIDDDGLTVEDFGLPDNLMMIHTLDLHGAKLVTPQQRPADIWHDLTSFEACVALAADRATRKSD; translated from the coding sequence ATGACGAAAATTTACCTCGCAGGTCCCGATGTGTTCCTGCCGGACGCCATCGAGATTGGGCGCCGCAAGACCGCGATCTGCGCCCGCCATGGCGTGAGCGGGCTCTATCCGCTCGACAACGCGATCGATCTTTCGTCCGCCGATGCTTCGCTTGCGATCTTCAAGGGCAACGAGGCCATGATGGACGCGGCGGATGCGATCATTGCCAACCTTACGCCGTTTCGTGGCCCCAGTGCCGACGCCGGCACCGTCTATGAACTCGGCTACATGGCCGGGCGCGGCAAGCTCTGCTTCGCCTACAGCAACGATCCCGCCGACTATGCCGAGCGGGTTGCGCTATCCTTTGTGGTCACGAAAGCCAGTGACGGCCATCTGATCGACGATGACGGACTGACGGTCGAGGATTTCGGACTGCCCGACAATCTCATGATGATCCACACGCTCGATCTGCATGGTGCTAAACTGGTGACGCCGCAGCAGCGGCCTGCGGACATCTGGCACGATCTCACCTCGTTCGAGGCCTGCGTCGCGCTTGCGGCGGATCGCGCCACCCGCAAATCGGACTGA
- a CDS encoding TlyA family RNA methyltransferase, whose translation MSPRKRADVLLVERGLFESRARARAAVDAGGVTADGRPVLKASEMIAADAELSAQPAHPYVSRGGVKLAGALELYPIEIEGHVCLDVGASTGGFTEVLLANGASLVFAIDVGHGQLHPSLRDHPRIVSMEETDIRKFEGKRLPARPDIVVIDVSFISLKAVLPVALSLAAAPMHLLALIKPQFEAERKHSKHGIIRNAMVHQEICDDISAFAASLGCTDIQVFPSSIKGGDGNIEFFMGARRG comes from the coding sequence ATCTCTCCCCGCAAGCGCGCGGACGTGCTGCTGGTCGAGCGCGGCCTGTTCGAAAGCCGCGCCCGCGCCCGCGCCGCGGTCGACGCCGGCGGCGTGACGGCCGACGGGCGGCCAGTGTTGAAAGCGTCGGAGATGATCGCCGCCGACGCCGAATTGTCCGCGCAGCCGGCGCACCCCTACGTCTCGCGCGGCGGCGTCAAGCTCGCCGGCGCCCTGGAACTGTATCCGATCGAGATCGAGGGCCATGTCTGCCTCGACGTCGGCGCTTCCACCGGCGGCTTCACCGAGGTGCTGCTGGCGAACGGCGCCAGCCTGGTGTTCGCCATCGACGTCGGGCACGGCCAGTTGCATCCCTCGCTGCGCGACCATCCCCGTATCGTGTCGATGGAAGAAACCGACATCCGCAAATTCGAGGGCAAGCGCCTGCCCGCGCGGCCCGATATCGTCGTCATCGACGTCAGCTTCATTTCATTGAAGGCGGTGCTGCCGGTGGCGCTGTCGCTGGCGGCCGCGCCGATGCATCTGCTCGCGCTAATCAAGCCGCAATTCGAGGCGGAGCGGAAACATTCCAAGCACGGCATCATCCGCAATGCGATGGTGCATCAGGAAATCTGCGACGATATTTCGGCATTCGCCGCTTCGCTGGGCTGCACCGATATCCAGGTGTTTCCGTCGTCTATCAAAGGCGGCGACGGCAATATCGAATTCTTCATGGGCGCGCGCCGTGGCTGA
- a CDS encoding class I SAM-dependent RNA methyltransferase: MADGERLVIDHVGHHGDGVAIAGGGNIYVPYTLGGEIVEVAPVAGHHPDRRRLLKVEAASAERISPFCPHFGVCGGCAIQHWDAAPYRAWKRELVVTTLSQAGIDCDVAPLVDAHGAGRRRITLHARMGTHDVLKVGYAAAGSHDIIPIDRCPILDPQLGGAIEAAWAVAEPLISMSKPLDIQVTATNSGLDIDVRGSGRLSTALITNLSRIAEQHRLARLTRHGELVLMRTPPTISIGAAQVALPPGSFLQATVAGEEALAALVSDHCKRGKHIADLFCGVGPFTLRLAAKSRIAAFDSDAGAVAALQKAATSTPGLKPVKAEARDLFRRPLMPQELRDYDMVVFDPPRQGAQAQAIQLAASKVPTVVAVSCNVTTFARDAKILIDGGYKIDGVTPVDQFRHTPHVELVARFRR, translated from the coding sequence GTGGCTGACGGCGAGCGCCTCGTCATCGACCATGTCGGCCATCACGGCGACGGCGTCGCCATCGCCGGCGGCGGCAACATCTATGTGCCGTACACGCTGGGCGGCGAGATAGTCGAGGTCGCGCCTGTTGCCGGCCACCATCCCGACCGCCGGCGATTGCTCAAGGTCGAGGCTGCAAGCGCGGAGCGGATCTCGCCGTTCTGTCCGCATTTCGGTGTCTGCGGCGGCTGCGCGATCCAGCACTGGGATGCCGCCCCCTATCGCGCCTGGAAGCGCGAGCTCGTGGTGACGACGCTGTCGCAGGCGGGAATCGATTGCGACGTGGCGCCTTTGGTCGATGCCCATGGCGCGGGCCGCCGGCGCATCACCCTGCATGCACGAATGGGAACGCACGATGTGCTCAAGGTCGGCTATGCGGCGGCCGGTTCGCACGACATCATTCCGATCGACCGCTGCCCGATCCTCGACCCGCAACTCGGCGGCGCGATCGAAGCAGCCTGGGCCGTCGCCGAGCCGCTGATCTCGATGAGCAAGCCGCTCGACATCCAGGTCACTGCGACCAATAGCGGGTTGGACATCGATGTACGCGGCTCCGGCCGGCTGTCGACCGCCTTGATCACAAACCTGTCGCGCATCGCCGAACAGCATCGGCTGGCGCGGCTGACGCGGCACGGCGAGCTGGTCTTGATGCGAACGCCGCCCACAATTTCGATCGGCGCCGCGCAGGTGGCGCTGCCGCCCGGCTCGTTCCTGCAGGCAACGGTCGCCGGTGAGGAGGCGCTGGCGGCGCTGGTGTCCGACCACTGCAAGCGCGGCAAACATATCGCCGATCTATTTTGCGGGGTCGGCCCGTTCACGCTGCGGCTTGCGGCGAAGTCGCGTATCGCCGCCTTCGACAGCGACGCCGGCGCGGTCGCCGCATTGCAGAAGGCCGCGACTTCGACGCCAGGACTGAAGCCGGTCAAGGCGGAGGCACGCGACCTGTTTCGCCGACCGCTGATGCCGCAGGAACTGCGGGACTACGACATGGTGGTGTTCGACCCGCCGCGCCAGGGCGCGCAGGCGCAGGCGATACAGCTCGCGGCCAGCAAGGTGCCGACGGTGGTTGCGGTATCGTGCAACGTCACGACATTCGCGCGCGACGCAAAAATCCTGATCGACGGCGGCTACAAGATCGACGGCGTCACCCCGGTCGACCAATTCCGCCACACGCCGCATGTCGAATTGGTGGCAAGGTTCAGGCGGTAG
- a CDS encoding DUF1194 domain-containing protein, which translates to MRWYVSIGVVLVAGVLAGGDVAGFAAPNRLGHQPSADGRQLADKEANPTVDVELVLAVDVSYSMDMDELALQREGYAQAIVSKEFLQALKSGPNGRIAVTYFEWAASTDQKIIIPWRLIDGPETADAVANEIIKTPIRRASRTSISGAINFAMPLFDENPHRGLRRVIDISGDGPNNNGAPVVIARDAAVEKGIVINGLPIMVKEPSYSTMDIDNLDLYYEDCVIGGPGSFVVTIKDRDKFKEAIRTKLLLEIAGRTPERPVVPAAGREPRVNCMIGEKIWQDRWGR; encoded by the coding sequence ATGCGCTGGTATGTCTCGATCGGGGTCGTGCTTGTAGCGGGCGTACTCGCCGGCGGCGATGTGGCGGGTTTTGCCGCGCCGAACCGGCTGGGCCACCAACCCAGCGCCGATGGCCGTCAACTGGCCGACAAGGAAGCCAATCCGACCGTCGACGTCGAACTCGTCCTCGCCGTCGACGTCTCCTATTCGATGGACATGGACGAACTCGCGCTGCAGCGCGAGGGCTATGCGCAGGCGATCGTCTCCAAGGAGTTCCTGCAGGCGCTGAAGAGCGGCCCGAACGGCAGGATCGCGGTAACCTATTTCGAATGGGCAGCCTCCACTGACCAGAAGATCATCATCCCGTGGCGCCTGATCGACGGGCCCGAGACGGCCGATGCCGTCGCCAATGAAATCATCAAGACCCCGATCCGCCGGGCGTCGCGCACCTCGATTTCGGGTGCGATCAACTTCGCGATGCCGCTTTTCGACGAGAACCCGCACCGCGGCCTGCGGCGCGTGATCGATATTTCCGGCGATGGCCCGAACAACAACGGTGCGCCCGTCGTCATCGCACGCGATGCCGCGGTGGAAAAGGGCATCGTCATCAACGGCCTGCCGATCATGGTGAAGGAGCCGTCCTATTCCACCATGGATATCGACAACCTCGATCTCTATTACGAGGACTGCGTCATCGGCGGCCCCGGCTCCTTCGTCGTCACGATCAAGGACCGCGACAAGTTCAAGGAAGCGATCCGCACCAAGTTGCTGCTCGAGATCGCGGGCCGTACCCCCGAACGCCCGGTCGTACCAGCCGCCGGCCGTGAGCCGCGCGTCAACTGCATGATCGGCGAGAAGATCTGGCAGGACCGGTGGGGAAGGTAG
- the clpS gene encoding ATP-dependent Clp protease adapter ClpS, with protein MADTTVTPKTKVKTKTERPRLHKVILINDDYTPREFVVTVLKAEFRMTEDQAHKVMITAHRRGVCVVAVFTKDVAETKATRATDAGRAKGYPLLFTTEPEE; from the coding sequence ATGGCCGATACCACCGTCACACCAAAGACCAAGGTCAAAACCAAGACCGAGCGGCCGCGCCTGCACAAGGTCATCCTGATCAATGACGACTACACGCCGCGCGAATTCGTCGTCACGGTGCTGAAGGCCGAATTCCGCATGACCGAGGACCAGGCCCACAAGGTGATGATCACGGCGCACCGGCGTGGCGTCTGCGTGGTCGCCGTCTTCACCAAGGACGTCGCCGAGACCAAGGCGACGCGCGCCACCGACGCCGGCCGCGCCAAGGGCTATCCGCTGCTGTTCACGACCGAACCGGAGGAATAG
- a CDS encoding adenylate/guanylate cyclase domain-containing protein: MDASRLRELTDWLMDGGRSAASPKRFMAECCERMVAAGLPLWRIGVFVRTLHPEIYGRSFIWKPGAEVELGAVDYNILQSPDFHTSPLIIVFQQGVEVRARVDDPASRRFPIIDDFRAEGVTDYLALPLPFIGGTVNASSWTTKQAGGFTDEQLAALRSLAKPLARVVEILSLKRMAASLLDTYVGNSAGERIMGGQIRRGHTETMNAAIWLSDLRGFTALSDRLPAETVVDILNQYFDCQVAAIKKHGGEVLKYMGDGLLAVFPIDEYVGDEKQVCSHVLEAAHESRASVADMQYPVGDAVERFRFGLALHVGRILYGNIGGGNRLDFTCIGPAVNLAARLEKIASQTRRTIVASEGFAGICRGGWSDLGEFPVAGFSKAARVYGLADEASAN, from the coding sequence ATGGATGCATCAAGACTGCGAGAGTTGACCGACTGGCTGATGGATGGCGGGAGATCCGCGGCCAGCCCCAAGAGATTTATGGCCGAGTGCTGCGAACGGATGGTCGCGGCAGGGCTGCCGCTGTGGCGCATCGGCGTCTTCGTCCGCACGCTGCACCCCGAAATCTACGGCCGCAGTTTCATCTGGAAGCCGGGCGCCGAGGTCGAGCTCGGCGCGGTCGACTACAATATCCTGCAGTCACCGGATTTTCACACTAGCCCGCTGATCATCGTGTTCCAGCAGGGGGTGGAAGTTCGGGCCCGGGTCGATGATCCCGCGAGTCGGCGCTTTCCGATCATCGACGACTTTCGCGCCGAAGGCGTCACGGATTATCTCGCGCTGCCGCTGCCCTTCATCGGCGGCACGGTGAATGCATCGAGCTGGACCACTAAGCAAGCCGGCGGGTTCACGGACGAACAATTAGCGGCGCTACGGAGTCTCGCGAAGCCACTGGCGCGGGTGGTCGAGATCCTCAGTTTGAAGCGCATGGCGGCGAGCCTGCTCGACACCTATGTCGGCAATAGCGCCGGCGAGCGGATCATGGGTGGACAGATCAGACGCGGCCACACCGAGACGATGAATGCCGCGATCTGGCTGTCCGATCTGCGCGGCTTCACGGCGCTGTCGGACCGGCTGCCAGCCGAGACCGTTGTCGATATTCTGAATCAGTATTTCGATTGCCAGGTCGCCGCGATCAAGAAGCATGGCGGCGAAGTGCTGAAATACATGGGCGACGGGTTGCTCGCGGTTTTTCCGATCGACGAATATGTCGGCGACGAAAAGCAGGTTTGCTCGCATGTGCTGGAAGCCGCCCACGAGTCGCGCGCCAGCGTCGCCGACATGCAGTACCCGGTAGGCGACGCGGTCGAGCGGTTTCGCTTCGGGCTTGCGCTGCATGTCGGCCGAATTCTCTACGGCAATATCGGCGGCGGCAACCGGCTCGACTTCACCTGCATCGGCCCCGCCGTCAACCTTGCGGCACGGCTGGAAAAGATCGCCAGCCAAACTCGTCGCACGATCGTGGCGTCGGAAGGATTTGCCGGCATCTGCCGGGGAGGGTGGAGCGATCTCGGCGAGTTTCCAGTCGCCGGCTTTTCAAAAGCCGCCCGGGTCTATGGACTGGCCGATGAGGCGTCGGCGAATTGA
- a CDS encoding GMC family oxidoreductase produces the protein MYDTIIVGGGSAGSVMAHRLSARSANKVLLCEAGQDTPPGNEPPEIRDSYSGLAYFDPRFHWTELKVTTQIVSHNNPDESRPPLRKYEQARVLGGGSSINGQMANRGAPTDYAEWEARGATGWNWKDVLPYFKKVERDLDFDGPFHGKDGRIPVRRIPHQHWTGHSQAMAEACKLAGYAFLPDQNGEFVDGYFPVTHSNQDEQRVSAAMGYLDRETRKRANLTISTNTEVKELLFEGTQCVGVRALVDGREQQFRGREVILSCGAIHSPAHLLRAGIGPVGHLKEMGIPVLTGLAGVGQGLMDHPSIALSSFVRRGARMNEHTRRHIQMGLRYSSGLPGTPAGDMFVAVLTKSAWHSVGEQIASLLTFVNKTYSETGQVKLASTDPRAEPIVEFNLLSDRRDLDRLMSGFRKMAALQMSAPLKAVTDKPFPASYSDRVRKIGVVNTKNKILTAIAATLMDGPAALRHAMIDNFIVEGFTFEQVMRDDEALEAFVRKAAIGVWHASCSCRMGRADDPMAVVDPQGRVKGVQGLRVVDASIFPVVPCANTNFPVLMAAEKIADAMQ, from the coding sequence GTGTACGACACCATCATCGTCGGCGGCGGATCAGCGGGTTCGGTCATGGCCCACCGGCTCTCCGCCAGGAGCGCCAACAAGGTCCTGCTCTGCGAAGCAGGCCAGGACACCCCGCCCGGCAACGAGCCGCCCGAAATCCGCGACAGCTATTCCGGGCTGGCGTATTTCGACCCGCGCTTCCATTGGACCGAACTCAAGGTGACGACCCAAATCGTCAGCCACAACAACCCCGATGAGAGCCGCCCGCCATTGCGCAAGTACGAACAGGCGCGCGTGTTGGGTGGCGGGTCCTCCATCAACGGCCAGATGGCCAACCGCGGCGCGCCGACCGACTACGCGGAGTGGGAGGCCCGCGGCGCCACCGGCTGGAACTGGAAGGACGTGCTGCCCTACTTCAAGAAGGTCGAGCGCGATCTCGATTTCGACGGGCCATTCCACGGCAAGGACGGCCGCATCCCTGTCCGCCGCATTCCACACCAGCATTGGACGGGGCATTCGCAGGCGATGGCCGAGGCCTGCAAGCTCGCCGGCTATGCGTTCCTGCCCGACCAGAACGGCGAGTTCGTCGACGGCTACTTCCCGGTGACACACTCCAACCAAGACGAGCAACGCGTCTCGGCCGCGATGGGCTACCTCGATCGCGAGACACGCAAGCGCGCCAACCTGACCATATCGACCAACACAGAGGTCAAGGAGTTGCTGTTCGAGGGCACGCAATGCGTCGGCGTGAGGGCGCTGGTCGACGGCCGCGAACAGCAGTTCCGCGGTCGCGAGGTCATCCTGTCATGTGGCGCGATCCATTCGCCGGCGCATCTGCTGCGCGCCGGCATCGGGCCGGTCGGCCATCTGAAGGAGATGGGCATTCCAGTCCTGACGGGCCTTGCGGGTGTCGGCCAGGGGCTGATGGATCATCCCTCGATCGCATTGTCGTCTTTTGTCCGCCGTGGCGCGCGCATGAACGAGCACACCCGACGCCACATCCAGATGGGGCTGCGCTACTCCTCGGGGCTTCCGGGCACGCCGGCCGGCGACATGTTCGTCGCCGTCCTCACCAAGTCGGCCTGGCATTCGGTCGGCGAGCAGATCGCCTCGCTGCTCACCTTCGTCAACAAGACCTACTCGGAGACCGGGCAGGTAAAACTCGCCTCAACCGACCCGCGCGCAGAACCGATCGTCGAGTTCAACCTGCTGTCCGACCGGCGCGATCTCGACCGCCTGATGAGCGGCTTTCGCAAGATGGCGGCGCTGCAGATGAGCGCGCCGCTCAAGGCAGTCACCGACAAGCCGTTCCCGGCCTCGTACTCAGACCGCGTGCGGAAAATCGGCGTGGTCAACACCAAAAACAAGATCCTCACCGCCATTGCCGCAACGCTGATGGACGGGCCGGCTGCATTGCGTCACGCCATGATCGATAATTTCATCGTCGAAGGTTTTACGTTCGAGCAGGTCATGCGCGACGACGAGGCGCTCGAAGCCTTCGTGCGCAAGGCGGCGATCGGGGTGTGGCATGCCTCGTGCTCATGCCGGATGGGCCGGGCGGACGATCCGATGGCGGTCGTCGATCCGCAAGGCCGCGTCAAGGGCGTGCAGGGCTTGCGCGTGGTCGACGCCTCGATCTTCCCGGTGGTGCCGTGCGCCAACACCAATTTCCCGGTCCTGATGGCGGCGGAAAAGATCGCAGATGCCATGCAGTGA
- the aroC gene encoding chorismate synthase, producing MSHNTFGHMFRVTTFGESHGIAIGCVVDGCPPLIPLTNEDIQHDLDRRRPGQSRFTTQRQEPDAVKILSGVMPHPESGGQVTTGTPIALLIENTDQRSKDYSEIKDKFRPGHADFTYEAKYGLRDYRGGGRSSARETATRVAAGAIARKILPDVKVRGALVQMGPHKIDRDKWDWDEIARNPFFCPDKDKAAFFEQYLDGIRKSGSSIGAVIEVVAEGVPPGLGAPIYAKLDGELAAAMMSINAVKGVEIGAGFGAAELSGEQNADEMRTGNNGTRFLSNHAGGVLGGISTGQPVVVRFAVKPTSSILSPRKTVDRAGADTEIMTKGRHDPCVGIRAVPVGEAMMACVLADHFLRHRGQVGG from the coding sequence ATGTCCCACAACACCTTCGGCCACATGTTCCGGGTCACGACCTTCGGCGAAAGCCACGGGATCGCGATCGGCTGCGTGGTCGACGGCTGCCCGCCGCTGATCCCGCTGACCAATGAGGACATCCAGCACGATCTCGACCGCCGCCGTCCCGGCCAGTCGCGCTTCACTACCCAGCGCCAGGAGCCGGACGCGGTCAAAATCCTGTCCGGCGTGATGCCCCATCCTGAGTCCGGCGGGCAGGTGACGACGGGAACACCGATCGCGCTGCTGATCGAGAACACCGATCAGCGCTCCAAGGACTATTCCGAGATCAAGGACAAGTTTCGCCCCGGCCACGCCGACTTCACCTATGAGGCCAAATACGGCCTGCGCGACTATCGCGGCGGCGGGCGTTCGTCGGCGCGCGAGACCGCAACTCGCGTCGCCGCCGGCGCCATCGCGCGCAAAATCCTGCCCGACGTGAAGGTGCGTGGCGCGCTGGTGCAGATGGGCCCGCACAAGATCGACCGCGACAAATGGGACTGGGACGAGATCGCGCGCAATCCGTTCTTCTGTCCCGACAAGGACAAGGCTGCGTTCTTCGAGCAATATCTCGACGGCATCCGCAAGAGCGGCTCCTCGATCGGCGCGGTCATCGAAGTCGTTGCCGAGGGCGTCCCGCCGGGCCTCGGTGCGCCGATCTATGCCAAGCTCGACGGCGAGCTGGCGGCGGCGATGATGAGCATCAATGCGGTAAAGGGCGTCGAGATCGGCGCAGGTTTTGGTGCTGCCGAATTGTCGGGCGAGCAAAACGCCGACGAGATGCGCACCGGCAACAACGGCACGCGATTCCTGTCGAACCATGCCGGCGGCGTGCTCGGCGGTATCTCGACCGGCCAGCCGGTGGTGGTTCGCTTTGCGGTGAAGCCGACGTCGTCGATTCTGTCGCCGCGCAAGACGGTCGATCGCGCCGGCGCCGACACCGAGATCATGACCAAGGGCCGCCACGACCCCTGCGTCGGCATCCGCGCGGTGCCGGTGGGCGAGGCCATGATGGCCTGCGTGCTGGCGGATCACTTCCTGCGCCACCGCGGCCAGGTCGGCGGGTAG
- a CDS encoding histidine phosphatase family protein, with translation MPAPVIYYIRHGETSWNAEGRLQGTQDVPLNDLGRRQAAQAGNVLAELLARDGRDKAALPFVASPLGRARATMELVRGALKLPLEDYALDDRLREIGYGVWEGSTLAEMQAADPVLYAKRLTAKWTMAPEGGETYAEVQARMRGWYDSVKTHTVAVAHGGTARALMVALGIETPQSAADLLIEQGAVYVFRDGGLRKYS, from the coding sequence ATGCCAGCGCCCGTGATCTACTACATCCGCCACGGCGAGACGTCGTGGAATGCGGAAGGCAGGCTGCAGGGCACGCAGGACGTTCCGCTCAACGATCTCGGCCGCAGGCAGGCGGCCCAGGCCGGCAATGTCCTCGCCGAACTGCTGGCGCGCGATGGCCGCGACAAGGCCGCGCTGCCGTTCGTTGCAAGCCCGTTGGGCCGGGCGCGGGCGACGATGGAGTTGGTGCGGGGCGCCCTGAAACTTCCACTGGAAGATTACGCGCTCGACGATCGCCTGCGCGAGATCGGCTATGGCGTCTGGGAGGGCTCGACGCTGGCCGAGATGCAGGCCGCCGACCCCGTGCTCTATGCCAAGCGGCTGACGGCGAAATGGACGATGGCCCCGGAAGGCGGCGAGACCTACGCGGAAGTGCAGGCCCGGATGCGCGGCTGGTACGATTCCGTGAAGACCCATACCGTCGCCGTGGCCCATGGCGGCACGGCGCGGGCGCTGATGGTGGCGCTGGGCATCGAAACGCCACAAAGCGCCGCCGACCTCCTGATCGAGCAGGGCGCCGTTTACGTATTCCGCGACGGCGGTTTGCGGAAGTATAGTTAA